A genomic window from Cytobacillus suaedae includes:
- a CDS encoding NAD(P)H-binding protein: MERTALLVGASGLVGNELVKYLLHSDEYKRVTILVRGDYAVTSPKLVVKKVDFDGSPYENLEPVDDIFCCLGTTIKKAKTKENFLKVDFQYPIELAKWGAENGAKQYLVVSAMGANSNSKVFYNQVKGKLEDQLKSLDLPHVHIFRPSLLLGDRKEFRLGEKVGEYVMKFLFFALVGPWRKYRAIEAKQVALAMYKKAVVPTNKAYAVYESDEIENTK; encoded by the coding sequence ATGGAAAGAACTGCATTACTAGTGGGAGCTTCAGGTTTAGTCGGAAATGAGTTGGTGAAGTATTTATTACACAGCGATGAATATAAACGTGTAACGATTCTAGTACGTGGTGATTACGCTGTTACGTCTCCAAAATTGGTTGTTAAAAAAGTTGATTTTGATGGTTCTCCATATGAAAATCTTGAACCTGTAGATGATATTTTTTGCTGTTTAGGAACCACGATTAAAAAGGCAAAAACAAAAGAAAACTTTTTGAAAGTGGATTTTCAATATCCAATAGAGCTTGCGAAATGGGGAGCGGAAAATGGTGCTAAACAATATTTAGTGGTATCAGCCATGGGAGCAAATAGTAACTCTAAGGTTTTCTATAACCAAGTAAAAGGTAAGCTCGAGGATCAATTAAAAAGTCTTGATCTACCACATGTTCATATCTTTAGGCCATCATTACTCCTCGGAGATCGAAAAGAGTTTCGACTAGGAGAAAAAGTGGGAGAGTATGTTATGAAATTCCTCTTCTTTGCATTAGTGGGGCCGTGGAGAAAGTACCGAGCCATCGAAGCAAAGCAGGTAGCTCTTGCGATGTATAAAAAAGCAGTGGTACCAACCAACAAGGCTTACGCTGTTTATGAGTCGGATGAGATTGAAAATACAAAGTAA
- a CDS encoding sirohydrochlorin chelatase: protein MKAIVYIGHGSRNDTANNEFVHFIKEVMTEVGEPIQAYGFLELEKPSIKEAVEECILKGATDIKVIPVLLLSGIHVAVDIPNELKALEEEYPFLTFVYGRPLGVDALMTEILLQRINEKSSPGSRGVLLVGHGSRHPEAGAEFEKVRVQLENETQCPVFTCYLKAQEPSFSFELEKRIKGGYQQLVVLPFLLFKGGFTSKIRDEISSINHSKTEITFCEPLGFDHRLKSIVLKRVSELSFKERR, encoded by the coding sequence ATGAAAGCCATTGTTTATATTGGACATGGAAGTCGGAATGATACCGCAAATAATGAATTTGTCCACTTTATTAAAGAAGTGATGACAGAGGTTGGTGAACCCATTCAAGCATACGGCTTTCTTGAACTAGAAAAGCCGTCCATTAAGGAAGCGGTTGAGGAATGTATTTTAAAAGGTGCAACGGACATTAAGGTTATTCCTGTTCTGCTACTTTCTGGTATCCATGTTGCTGTAGACATTCCTAATGAGTTGAAGGCTTTAGAAGAAGAATATCCTTTCCTTACATTCGTATATGGTCGTCCCCTAGGTGTTGATGCTCTTATGACAGAAATCTTACTACAGCGTATCAATGAGAAATCATCACCAGGGTCACGAGGTGTACTGCTAGTTGGACATGGAAGTCGGCATCCAGAAGCAGGAGCTGAATTTGAAAAAGTAAGAGTACAGTTAGAAAATGAAACCCAATGCCCAGTCTTTACGTGCTACTTAAAAGCACAAGAACCTAGTTTTTCTTTTGAATTAGAAAAGCGGATAAAGGGTGGATATCAACAGTTAGTAGTCCTCCCATTCTTGTTATTTAAAGGTGGATTTACTTCTAAAATACGCGATGAAATTTCATCGATTAATCACAGTAAGACTGAAATCACATTTTGTGAGCCATTGGGGTTTGACCATAGGCTAAAGAGCATCGTTTTAAAGCGAGTAAGTGAGCTTTCCTTTAAGGAGAGAAGGTAA
- the cobA gene encoding uroporphyrinogen-III C-methyltransferase, giving the protein MNKGKVFLVGAGPGDVQLITVKGMEVLRKAEVVLYDRLVNPKLLDFVQEDCELIYCGKLPHRHILRQEEINDLLVKKAFEGKLVVRLKGGDPGVFGRVGEEAVALKSEGIPFEIVPGITSGIAAPLYAGIPVTHREYGESFAIVTAHDKSIDGRPKLDWKGLVSIDTIAFYMGVGNLEFISEGLIQEGKPSDTPVILIQWGTYGRQKILEGTLSTIAQKARTENFSNPAITLVGEIVALRERVSWFEEKPLFGRQIVLARTSTGSGKIAKELVEQGADVIEFPKWKKKPALIDLKVLDKLNMYEKVIFTSEESVEEFFQLLLSNSIDIRRVQANVYGLSSKTIQKLNARGIFAKLVDKQYDQSDVLVVGDDYALKNKNDFTLQFAKCDFLVTSYKRLDEHYFPLFQRMVEESTLDTVVFPSSSSVQAFLEGLRSAGLNSNEFLANLKVVCMGSSTWEASVVNAILPDDMPEVATAEGLLQCLCKNSTVRELSVTVGD; this is encoded by the coding sequence ATGAATAAAGGGAAAGTATTTTTAGTAGGAGCAGGGCCTGGGGATGTACAGCTTATTACCGTTAAGGGAATGGAAGTGTTACGTAAGGCAGAAGTAGTCTTATATGATCGCTTAGTAAATCCCAAATTGCTCGATTTTGTACAGGAAGATTGTGAACTGATTTATTGTGGTAAACTTCCTCATCGCCATATTTTAAGACAGGAAGAAATAAATGATCTATTAGTGAAAAAGGCATTTGAAGGAAAACTGGTTGTACGTTTAAAAGGTGGTGACCCTGGGGTATTTGGAAGAGTAGGAGAAGAAGCAGTTGCCTTAAAATCAGAAGGCATTCCATTTGAAATTGTACCAGGTATTACATCAGGTATTGCTGCCCCGTTATATGCCGGAATCCCCGTTACCCATCGAGAATATGGGGAGTCATTTGCGATTGTAACAGCACATGACAAATCAATCGATGGTAGACCTAAACTTGACTGGAAGGGACTCGTCAGCATTGATACCATTGCTTTCTATATGGGTGTAGGTAATCTTGAATTTATAAGTGAAGGTTTAATACAAGAGGGAAAACCTTCGGACACACCTGTTATTTTAATACAGTGGGGAACCTATGGACGACAAAAAATACTTGAGGGGACACTGTCAACAATAGCACAGAAGGCACGAACAGAGAACTTTAGCAATCCAGCTATCACGCTAGTAGGTGAAATTGTTGCTCTACGTGAACGAGTAAGCTGGTTTGAAGAGAAGCCTCTATTTGGTAGACAAATCGTACTTGCAAGAACAAGTACAGGTAGCGGTAAAATAGCGAAAGAGCTAGTGGAACAAGGCGCAGATGTTATTGAATTTCCTAAATGGAAAAAGAAACCGGCATTAATTGACCTTAAAGTTCTAGATAAATTGAATATGTATGAAAAAGTCATTTTCACCTCTGAAGAAAGTGTAGAAGAGTTTTTTCAGCTGCTCCTTTCTAACAGTATTGATATTCGTAGAGTACAGGCAAACGTTTATGGTTTATCTAGCAAAACCATTCAAAAGCTAAATGCGAGAGGTATTTTTGCAAAGCTGGTGGATAAACAGTATGATCAATCAGATGTATTGGTTGTTGGAGATGACTATGCTTTAAAAAATAAAAATGACTTTACGTTGCAATTTGCTAAATGTGACTTTCTAGTAACAAGCTATAAACGACTAGATGAACACTATTTTCCGTTATTCCAGCGTATGGTAGAAGAATCAACGCTAGATACAGTTGTATTTCCAAGTAGTTCTTCTGTTCAGGCATTTTTAGAAGGTCTGAGGAGTGCGGGTTTGAATTCAAATGAGTTTCTTGCAAACCTTAAGGTGGTATGTATGGGAAGTAGCACGTGGGAAGCGAGTGTGGTAAATGCTATCCTTCCAGATGATATGCCTGAAGTAGCCACTGCTGAAGGGCTGTTACAATGCTTATGTAAAAATTCTACTGTTAGAGAACTATCAGTGACTGTAGGTGATTAG
- a CDS encoding siroheme synthase, with protein sequence MKRHYPIMLDLDGKQVIVVGGGKIAERKVIGLLDTNAHITVISPTLTEVLSQLVQEQRIQCKEKTFESTDITNPLLVFGATNNKGVNEEVKKAAEEKQILCLLVDSPLESDFHIPSTITRGRLQLMISTSGASPTLAKKIKQELEKKYDESYEKFLHFLFDARQQIIKEIEDPEIKSKLLTAIIDKSFYESSNREEKFQELVKEVLK encoded by the coding sequence ATGAAGCGACATTATCCTATTATGTTAGATCTAGATGGAAAACAGGTTATAGTGGTAGGCGGAGGGAAAATAGCAGAGCGTAAAGTAATCGGGTTATTAGATACAAATGCACACATAACGGTTATTAGTCCTACGCTTACGGAAGTTCTCTCGCAGTTAGTTCAAGAGCAAAGAATACAATGTAAAGAGAAAACGTTTGAATCTACGGATATAACAAATCCCTTGTTAGTATTTGGTGCAACAAATAATAAGGGTGTGAATGAAGAGGTAAAGAAGGCAGCGGAGGAAAAACAAATACTATGTTTACTTGTTGATTCTCCACTTGAATCTGATTTTCACATTCCTTCAACCATTACAAGGGGAAGATTACAATTGATGATATCAACCTCAGGAGCAAGCCCAACTCTTGCGAAAAAAATAAAGCAAGAACTCGAGAAAAAGTATGATGAGAGCTATGAAAAGTTTTTGCACTTTCTATTTGATGCGCGTCAGCAGATTATTAAAGAGATAGAAGACCCAGAAATAAAAAGCAAACTCTTAACAGCGATTATTGATAAAAGTTTTTATGAGAGTAGTAACCGTGAGGAAAAGTTTCAAGAATTAGTAAAAGAAGTTCTAAAGTAA
- a CDS encoding AAA family ATPase, which translates to MNVKQHPDYQDEQEWLDFTKQYMKIVIQASESDEENFRENMKDALEGIDFKDSSFRYMNMLTNSNLLRRTAEELRKLKRIQPKPYFARIDFKRAGKDQEEVLYFGKASLFDKETQKPIIVDWRSQIANLYYDGRLGEVSYEAEGGEYQGYLSLKRQYVIEDGELIDIRDIDLTTTDELLQKSLSESSSNRLSEIVATIQEEQNEIIRADLNRPIIVQGAAGSGKTTIALHRISYFIYTYADQFSPDQLMILAPNRLFIDYISEVLPELGVESILQTTFIDYVSKCIGKRMKLKHPEEKLIKFINGSDEDSVRWMSAFKGSLQFRDMIDKYLQDILQSLLPKEDFFLSKIRLYSATKISHLIENEYKYLPYYQRVDKIKRILQNHVRTEKKRILEKVNKFYEERIESALTSHVDPDKRRSYVTKALDKKNEAISDINKESRTTVTSYMKKFPKHDLFYYYKKLTTDPELLASYGDGILNEEQIKQFCQYNKALHREGCYEVEDLAALLYLQSELYGIEKHLRAKNVVIDEAQDYSYFQLFALRSALDTDMFTIVGDLAQGIHSYRGINDWSLVQNEIFPRSTYKTLQKSYRTTVEIMHTANDILKLLKLELPMVEPVVRHGEKPAFHYCSSSHKDTVKKIEKSVNKLYSEGMKTIALIGKTNKECLRLAKLVEQHTKLSVQLLKENEEINKGDVVIVSSHLSKGLEFDAVIIVSLEEHFDENEINIKLLYVSMTRPLHRLMFFGESLSSFLLDRVDEALLEIRK; encoded by the coding sequence ATGAACGTTAAGCAACACCCAGATTATCAGGATGAACAAGAATGGCTAGATTTTACGAAGCAATATATGAAGATAGTCATCCAGGCATCTGAATCAGATGAAGAAAATTTCAGAGAAAATATGAAAGATGCACTTGAAGGTATAGATTTTAAAGATAGTAGTTTTCGTTATATGAATATGCTGACGAATTCAAATCTACTCCGAAGAACAGCAGAAGAGTTACGAAAGCTTAAACGCATTCAGCCAAAGCCGTATTTTGCAAGAATTGATTTTAAAAGAGCAGGCAAGGATCAAGAGGAAGTGTTGTATTTTGGAAAAGCTTCCTTATTTGATAAGGAAACCCAAAAGCCGATTATCGTAGATTGGCGTTCTCAAATCGCAAATTTATACTACGATGGTAGATTAGGAGAGGTTTCTTATGAAGCAGAGGGTGGAGAATACCAAGGCTATCTCTCATTAAAAAGGCAGTATGTGATTGAAGATGGTGAATTGATCGACATTCGTGACATTGACCTGACCACAACCGACGAGCTCCTCCAAAAGTCACTTTCAGAAAGCTCAAGTAATCGACTCTCTGAGATTGTGGCTACAATCCAAGAAGAGCAAAACGAAATTATCCGTGCAGACTTAAATAGGCCAATCATTGTTCAAGGAGCGGCTGGAAGTGGAAAAACAACCATTGCCCTTCATCGGATTTCTTATTTTATTTATACTTACGCTGATCAGTTCTCACCTGACCAACTCATGATATTGGCACCTAACCGACTATTCATCGATTACATCTCAGAAGTCCTTCCGGAATTAGGTGTTGAAAGCATTCTGCAAACGACTTTTATTGATTATGTTTCTAAATGTATTGGTAAAAGGATGAAGCTAAAACATCCAGAGGAAAAACTAATTAAATTTATAAACGGTTCCGATGAGGACTCCGTTCGATGGATGAGTGCCTTTAAAGGCTCATTGCAATTCAGAGATATGATAGATAAGTACTTACAAGATATTTTACAATCACTTCTTCCTAAGGAGGATTTTTTCCTATCAAAAATTCGTCTCTACTCCGCAACTAAGATTAGTCATCTTATCGAAAATGAATATAAATATTTACCGTATTACCAACGGGTGGATAAAATTAAGAGGATTCTTCAAAATCATGTAAGAACAGAGAAAAAGCGAATCCTTGAAAAGGTTAATAAGTTTTACGAGGAAAGAATTGAAAGTGCACTAACTAGTCATGTAGATCCTGATAAACGAAGAAGTTATGTTACAAAGGCATTGGATAAAAAGAACGAGGCTATAAGTGATATTAACAAGGAATCTAGAACAACTGTCACTTCCTATATGAAGAAATTCCCTAAGCATGATTTGTTTTATTACTATAAAAAGCTGACAACAGATCCTGAATTGCTAGCAAGCTATGGGGATGGAATACTGAATGAAGAACAAATTAAGCAGTTCTGTCAGTATAATAAAGCATTGCATCGAGAAGGTTGTTATGAGGTTGAGGACCTTGCTGCTTTATTGTATCTACAAAGTGAACTCTATGGCATTGAAAAGCATTTGCGAGCGAAAAACGTTGTCATAGATGAGGCTCAGGATTATAGTTATTTTCAACTTTTTGCATTAAGAAGCGCATTAGATACAGACATGTTTACAATTGTAGGAGATTTGGCTCAAGGAATTCATTCTTACCGTGGGATTAATGATTGGAGCCTCGTACAAAATGAAATTTTTCCGCGATCTACCTACAAAACACTTCAAAAAAGCTACAGAACAACAGTTGAAATCATGCATACTGCAAATGATATTTTGAAGTTGCTAAAACTAGAACTTCCAATGGTTGAGCCAGTGGTACGCCATGGTGAGAAGCCAGCATTTCACTATTGCTCTTCTTCCCATAAAGATACAGTAAAGAAGATAGAGAAAAGTGTTAATAAGCTCTACTCTGAAGGAATGAAGACCATTGCTCTTATCGGTAAAACAAACAAAGAATGTTTACGATTAGCTAAATTGGTTGAACAACATACGAAACTAAGTGTACAACTCCTTAAAGAAAATGAAGAAATTAATAAGGGTGATGTGGTAATCGTTAGCTCCCACCTTTCAAAGGGCTTGGAGTTTGATGCCGTTATCATTGTCTCCTTAGAGGAACATTTTGACGAAAATGAAATTAATATTAAACTATTATACGTATCTATGACAAGGCCACTTCACCGTCTCATGTTCTTTGGGGAAAGTCTTTCTAGTTTTTTATTGGATAGAGTGGATGAGGCGTTACTAGAAATAAGAAAGTAG
- the nirD gene encoding nitrite reductase small subunit NirD gives MIGTKSIVEVARLSGLQERTGRLIKIGSLEISLFKTSLGTVRALQNKSPHPKGGTLVDGLVSGEFVFCPLYDWKISLIDGKVQAPDSGMVKVYEVETLDDKIFILL, from the coding sequence ATGATTGGAACGAAAAGCATTGTAGAAGTTGCTAGACTAAGTGGTTTACAAGAGAGAACAGGAAGGTTGATTAAAATTGGTTCTCTAGAGATTTCCTTATTTAAAACGTCACTTGGCACAGTGAGAGCCCTTCAAAACAAAAGTCCACATCCAAAGGGCGGGACACTAGTGGATGGATTAGTTAGCGGAGAGTTTGTATTTTGTCCATTATACGATTGGAAGATTTCATTAATTGATGGAAAGGTTCAAGCCCCGGATTCAGGTATGGTTAAAGTCTACGAGGTAGAAACCTTAGACGATAAAATATTTATTCTATTATAA
- a CDS encoding glycerophosphodiester phosphodiesterase: MIQMVQGALETKKPKRSRYIILIALLFLFMVFILVNFLPVEKRPERAFFNHDKPLVIAHQGGEHLAPSNTMASFSVADELNVDVLEFDIHITKDGHLVTIHDNTVDRTTNGSGRVAELTLEEIQKLDAGYYFKDLNGEYSYRDKGVYIPTVEEVFQTFGDMRRMVIEIKATNPPERYDEMAQKLWELLEKYKLEEQVNIVSFDQKVIDTFQTYSKGKTPVAGGKQEVLKFVLAHKLFVRNLYNPNVDAIQIPTSESIFDLTDKKIIEGAHRRGMEVHYWTINEKETMRFLIEAGADGIMTDRPDLMIDLLKEMGY; the protein is encoded by the coding sequence ATGATACAAATGGTTCAAGGTGCCTTAGAAACGAAAAAACCAAAAAGGAGTCGATATATCATTCTAATTGCTCTACTATTTCTCTTTATGGTATTTATACTAGTCAACTTCTTACCCGTTGAAAAGAGACCTGAACGCGCCTTTTTTAATCATGACAAACCTCTTGTTATTGCTCACCAAGGTGGTGAACACTTAGCTCCTTCAAATACGATGGCCTCATTTTCAGTAGCCGATGAGTTAAATGTTGATGTACTTGAATTTGATATTCACATTACGAAAGACGGGCATCTCGTGACTATTCATGATAATACAGTTGATAGAACGACCAATGGTAGTGGTCGTGTTGCTGAATTAACGTTAGAGGAAATTCAAAAGCTAGATGCTGGTTATTACTTTAAGGATTTAAATGGAGAATATAGTTATCGAGACAAAGGAGTTTATATCCCAACGGTTGAAGAGGTATTTCAAACTTTTGGTGATATGCGGCGGATGGTCATAGAAATAAAAGCGACAAATCCACCTGAACGTTATGATGAAATGGCGCAAAAACTATGGGAACTTCTTGAAAAATATAAGCTTGAAGAACAGGTGAATATTGTTTCATTCGATCAAAAAGTGATTGATACATTCCAAACCTATTCGAAAGGAAAAACACCAGTAGCTGGAGGGAAACAAGAGGTTTTAAAGTTTGTTTTAGCCCACAAACTATTTGTTCGAAACCTCTATAATCCTAATGTAGATGCCATTCAGATTCCTACGAGTGAAAGTATCTTTGATTTAACAGATAAGAAAATCATCGAAGGTGCCCATCGTAGAGGAATGGAGGTTCATTACTGGACCATTAATGAAAAAGAAACGATGCGGTTCCTCATTGAAGCAGGTGCAGACGGGATTATGACTGATCGACCTGATTTAATGATTGATCTACTAAAAGAAATGGGCTACTAG
- a CDS encoding YwbE family protein, whose product MSGQQRSNIRAGLNVNVILKEDQRTGKKTQGVVKDILTKSSFHPHGIKVRLESGQVGRVIDIL is encoded by the coding sequence ATGAGCGGTCAACAACGCAGTAACATTCGTGCAGGATTGAATGTAAATGTTATTCTAAAGGAAGACCAACGTACTGGAAAGAAGACACAAGGTGTTGTAAAAGACATTCTGACAAAATCCAGTTTTCATCCTCATGGCATTAAAGTAAGACTTGAGTCTGGGCAAGTTGGCAGAGTCATAGATATATTATAA
- a CDS encoding cytochrome P450 — translation MLNSITPDLFINDPYSIFNAARENNPVLFGNFLNSTGWLITGYKEAEFALKDPRFIKEGRKLFPPENLATFSERVMPAIELTRNMMLFRDAPDHTRLRNLVNKAFTPKMVDRLRPAIEDIASYLLTARQGQSQHELIRDFSYLLPVFVITELLGVPKEDRELFRKWSDAFIKFIDFNTTMDDLESVSDDLKEASHYFRELISIKRNSPQEDLLSGLIQAEANGDNLNEDEMIATCLLLLVAGHETTVNLITNAYYLLLTHPEQLKLVQEDRTLISNVVEETLRFEPPVLMTSRWIAEDMELAGQQLKKGQIAFISLAGANRDPLINEDPNSFNIQRDTLKHLSFASGPHFCLGAPLARLEGIIALEKLVECFANPRLLEKPIWRKNIAFRGFEALHFEAETR, via the coding sequence ATGTTAAATAGTATTACTCCCGACTTATTTATTAACGACCCTTATTCAATCTTTAATGCAGCTCGAGAAAATAATCCTGTTCTGTTTGGAAACTTCCTTAATTCAACAGGTTGGCTCATTACTGGCTATAAGGAGGCCGAATTTGCATTAAAAGACCCTAGGTTTATTAAAGAGGGCCGAAAACTATTTCCTCCTGAGAATCTAGCAACCTTTTCTGAGAGGGTTATGCCAGCAATTGAGCTTACCAGAAATATGATGCTGTTTCGAGATGCGCCAGACCATACACGCCTTCGTAATCTCGTGAATAAAGCTTTTACACCTAAAATGGTAGACCGCTTACGTCCAGCTATAGAAGATATCGCTTCTTATCTCTTAACTGCTCGTCAGGGACAGTCTCAACATGAGCTAATCCGAGATTTTTCATATCTATTACCTGTGTTTGTAATCACTGAGCTGTTAGGTGTGCCTAAAGAAGATCGCGAGCTTTTCCGCAAATGGTCTGATGCATTTATAAAGTTCATTGATTTTAATACAACAATGGATGATTTAGAATCTGTTTCAGACGACCTTAAAGAAGCAAGCCACTATTTTCGTGAACTCATTTCTATAAAAAGAAACTCTCCACAAGAAGATTTACTAAGCGGTTTAATACAAGCTGAAGCAAATGGAGATAACCTTAACGAAGATGAAATGATCGCTACTTGTTTACTTTTGCTAGTTGCTGGTCATGAAACAACGGTGAACCTCATTACCAATGCCTATTATTTGTTACTTACACATCCAGAACAATTGAAGCTCGTTCAAGAGGATCGTACTCTAATTTCAAATGTCGTTGAGGAAACATTACGGTTTGAGCCACCAGTTTTAATGACGTCAAGATGGATTGCAGAAGATATGGAGTTGGCAGGACAACAATTGAAAAAAGGCCAGATTGCCTTTATTTCGTTAGCAGGAGCAAATCGAGACCCTTTAATTAACGAGGATCCAAATTCATTTAACATTCAACGAGACACCCTTAAGCATTTATCATTCGCTTCTGGTCCTCACTTCTGTCTTGGTGCACCACTTGCTAGACTTGAAGGAATCATTGCATTAGAAAAACTAGTAGAGTGCTTTGCAAACCCGCGCTTACTTGAGAAGCCTATATGGAGAAAAAATATCGCATTCCGTGGATTTGAAGCCTTACATTTTGAAGCAGAAACGAGGTAG
- a CDS encoding DEAD/DEAH box helicase, which produces MSEKWEFLSQTKPFLQEAWNKSGFASPTAVQVKAAPQVLEGKDIIVESPTGTGKTLAYLLPVLSKIDPEHGGVQALILASSHELVMQINLEVQKWAEGSGIRGASFIGGANVKRQLEKLKKRPQVVVGTPGRVQELIKQKKLKMHEVKTIVLDEGDQLLVPEHTNTVETIIKATLADRQIVLFSATMPAHTERAARVFMNNPEVIKVTKEDMPESKVEHIYFVCDSREKVEVLEKIGRIENVKALTFVKDIGNLAVVAEKLQFKRIPLSVLHSDSKKEERANAIKSFRAGKVPMLVATDVAARGLDIEGLSHVVHFDLAEDLTQYTHRSGRTGRAGAAGTVISIVTEREERTLKQYARELGFNVSKKVFFKGQIADERKTPMAASQPKRTNERKTPVPASQSKRNKK; this is translated from the coding sequence ATGTCGGAGAAATGGGAATTTTTAAGTCAGACCAAACCGTTCTTGCAAGAAGCTTGGAATAAATCAGGATTTGCAAGCCCAACAGCTGTTCAGGTGAAGGCAGCACCTCAGGTATTAGAAGGAAAAGATATTATCGTTGAATCACCAACCGGAACAGGTAAAACATTAGCATATCTATTGCCCGTTTTAAGTAAAATTGATCCAGAGCACGGTGGGGTTCAAGCTCTTATCTTAGCTTCTTCACATGAACTAGTTATGCAGATTAACCTTGAAGTCCAGAAATGGGCAGAAGGTAGTGGAATTAGAGGAGCGAGCTTTATAGGTGGAGCCAATGTAAAACGCCAGCTAGAAAAGTTAAAGAAGCGACCTCAAGTAGTAGTAGGTACTCCTGGTAGAGTTCAGGAATTAATCAAACAGAAGAAGTTAAAAATGCATGAGGTAAAAACGATTGTCTTAGATGAAGGTGATCAATTACTTGTACCTGAACATACAAATACGGTGGAAACCATTATCAAGGCAACGTTAGCAGACCGTCAAATTGTTCTATTTTCTGCAACGATGCCTGCTCATACGGAAAGAGCAGCAAGAGTGTTTATGAACAATCCAGAAGTTATTAAGGTTACGAAAGAGGATATGCCTGAATCAAAGGTTGAACATATTTATTTTGTATGTGACTCTCGTGAAAAGGTAGAAGTTCTTGAGAAAATCGGTCGTATTGAAAATGTAAAAGCCTTGACTTTTGTTAAAGATATTGGAAATCTTGCTGTCGTAGCTGAAAAGCTTCAATTCAAGCGAATTCCTTTATCTGTTTTACACAGTGATTCAAAAAAGGAAGAAAGAGCAAATGCGATTAAATCCTTTAGAGCAGGGAAGGTCCCAATGTTAGTAGCTACAGACGTAGCAGCAAGGGGCTTAGATATCGAGGGATTAAGCCATGTTGTTCACTTTGACCTTGCAGAGGATTTAACTCAGTATACACACCGATCTGGAAGAACCGGTAGAGCGGGAGCAGCAGGAACAGTCATATCGATTGTTACAGAAAGAGAAGAAAGAACATTAAAGCAGTATGCGCGTGAATTGGGCTTCAATGTTAGTAAAAAGGTGTTCTTCAAAGGGCAAATTGCCGATGAGCGTAAAACACCAATGGCTGCTTCTCAACCAAAAAGGACGAATGAACGTAAAACCCCAGTGCCAGCTTCACAATCAAAAAGAAACAAGAAGTAA